In Nitratireductor mangrovi, the genomic window CGCGACTTCGGCGCGGGCCTCCCGTCCCTGGGTGGCGCACCCTCTTTCGGCGGCCACTGGCCAAGCGTCGAAGTCTCGGATGGCGACAAGGACATCAAGGTGACTGCCGAGGTGCCCGGGCTCGAGGAAAAGGACATCGAGGTCCTGCTCGATGAGGGTGTCCTGACATTGAAGGGCGAGAAGCGCTCCGAGACGCAGAGTGGGGACAAGCATTTCTCGGAACGCTTTTACGGCCGCTTCGAGCGCCGCATTCCGCTCGGCTACGAAGTCCAGGAAGACAAGGTCGACGCGCGGTTCAGGAACGGTGTCCTGACGGTGACCTTGCCCAAGAGCGAGAAGGCGCGCTCGCAGGTCAAGCGCATCGCCATTTCGAACTGACGCAGGCCGGCATCCGCGGCGGTGCGTGTCGCCTGCCGCGGGCGCAAACCCACGCCGGAGAAAAGACATGACACGAGAGCAAATCATCTCCATCGTCGGGCCGGTCGACGACGACCTTGTCGCAGACCTCATCGCCAGCGGCGCCTCGCCGCGGGAACTCCGCGAGGCCTGGGGATGGTTGCACAATGAAGAAGCACTGATTGGCGCCGGTCGTCCGCTCCCCGGCAGCCGTGTGAGCGAGTTGATCGACATTCTGGATCCGCCCGAAGACGAAACCTAGCCTGTGGGGGCCGCCGTGGCGGGGCGGACTGCTGTTTTCCGACCGTTATTCGCGGCGCGCTAGTGCAGCGGGATGATGCCATCCACTGCCTGCCATTCGGCCGGTTCGATGAGACGACGATGGGCGATGCGCACCGAGTGCAACGCACCCTCGAGCTCACGCTCCCAGTAACCAAGAAAGCCCTTGAGCTCCGGGAAGTGCGGCGCCAGATCGTATTCCTGCCAGACAAAAAGCTGAAGCAGGTTTGGATGATCAGGCAGATGATAGTGAATCTCGGCAGTGGTCAGGCCGTAACCCTCCATCTGCAGGCAGAACTGCCTGCTGACCCTTGTTGACATGTAAATCTCCCTTTCTCCGCAACGTCACGCATCAAGCCGATCCGGCATGTCCCGGCGATCTGGCGCGGGCCTTGACGATCCGAGCGCATCGAGCCGGCACAAGGCGTCCATGATCTGATCGAAAGAAACCGGCAGCCGGGCGCCCGGCTGCCGGCGCAGCGCCGGATTTGATTCAACGGCGCAGGCGTCCGACGCCCATGAGGACAGGATGGCCCGCTTTTCCTGGACATCGAGCGTTTCGTCCGCCAGGACCGCGCCCGGACTACTGAAATGTTCCGCCGGCGACAGCAGGCGGTCACATGCGAGATCGGATGTTTCGGGAACCAAAGAGGGGATGATCGGCGGCATTTTCTGTCGGTTCATCGTTGTCCTCCGTCTCAGATAAGCTCCTTTGCTTGTGCTTCGCATTTGGCCTCCGGCGAGCGCCGAAGTTGCTCTTATTTTGGTGGCATCTTGCAAAAATTCAAGCAGGCCGAACGCCCGGCGGCGTGCGCATTTGCTCGTATTAGTGGCGCATTTTCAAGGCGCTAGCACTCCGGACTCCCGAGTGCTAACTTTTTTGCGTCGACCTCTTGAAACTCCAAAAACACGAAACTAGCTCATCCGCGCGCGGCGCCGAATCCGGGCCGCGCACCCCGTTCCGGTTCGCTGGAACCGGCGCGGTGGAACCTCTCAACGTGTTTGTCCCAAAGAGGAGAACGACATGACGTTCCGTCCATTGCACGACCGCATCCTTGTTCGAAGGGTCGAGGCCGAAGAGAAGACGGCCGGCGGCATCATCATTCCCGACAATGCGAAAGAAAAACCGATGGAAGGCGAGGTCATCGCGGCCGGGCCGGGCACGCGCGACGAGTCCGGCCAGTTGCAGCCGCTGGACGTCGCCATCGGCGATCGCATCTTGTTCGGCAAGTGGTCCGGCACCGAGATCCGGCTTGATGGCGAAGACCTGCTGATCATGAAGGAAAGCGACGTGCTCGGCGTAGTCGAAGTCAACAACACCATGAAGAAGGCGGCCTGACGGCGCCCTCTCCAGTCAAGATTGCTGCCTATAGAAAAGGAGTGAATCCAATGGCTGCCAAGGATGTGAAATTCCACACCGACGCGCGCGAACGCATGCTCAAGGGCGTCAATATTCTGGCGGACGCCGTCAAGGTCACGCTCGGCCCCAAGGGCCGCAACGTCGTCATCGACAAGTCGTTCGGCGCACCCCGCATTACCAAGGACGGCGTCACCGTCGCCAAGGAGATCGAGCTCGAGGACAAATTTGAGAATATGGGCGCCCAGATGGTGCGCGAGGTCGCATCGAAGACCAATGATCTCGCCGGCGATGGAACGACCACGGCAACCGTTCTCGCCCAGGCCATCGTCAAGGAGGGTGCGAAGGCTGTTGCGTCCGGCATGAATCCGATGGACCTGAAGCGCGGCATCGATAAGGCCGTTGAGGCCGTCGTCGAGGAAGTCAAGCGCAACGCCCGCAAGATTACCCAGAATGGCGAGGTCGCCCAGGTCGGCACCATCTCCGCCAATGGCGAGAAGGAAATCGGCGCAATGATCGCCGAGGCCATGCAGAAGGTCGGCAACGAGGGTGTCATCACCGTCGAGGAAGCCAAGACCGCCGAGACCGAGCTTGAGGTCGTCGAAGGCATGCAGTTCGACCGCGGCTATCTCTCGCCCTACTTCATTACGGACCAGGACAAGATGCGAGTCGAGCTCGAAGAGCCCTATGTCCTGATCCACGAGAAGAAGCTCTCCAACCTGCAGGCCATGCTTCCGGTTCTGGAGTCGGTCGTGCAGTCGTCCAAGCCGCTCGTCATCATCGCCGAGGACGTCGAGGGCGAGGCCCTGGCCACGCTGGTCGTCAACAAGCTGCGCGGCGGGCTGAAGGTCGCGGCCGTCAAGGCGCCGGGCTTCGGTGACCGCCGCAAGGCCATGCTTCAGGATATCGCCGTTCTGACGGGCGGCACGGCCATCTCGGAGGATCTGGGCATCAAGCTCGAAAACGTGACCCTCGACATGCTGGGCCGAGCCAAGAAGGTGGTGATCGAAAAGGAAAACACCACCATTGTCGATGGCGCGGGCTCCAAGGACGAGATCCAGGGCCGCGTTGCCCAGATCAAGGCGCAGATCGAGGAGACCAGCTCCGACTACGACCGCGAGAAGCTGCAGGAGCGGCTGGCCAAGCTCGCCGGTGGCGTCGCTGTCATCCGCGTCGGCGGTGCGACCGAGGTCGAGGTCAAGGAGAAGAAGGACCGCGTTGATGACGCGCTCCACGCCACGCGGGCGGCGGTCGAGGAAGGCATTCTGCCCGGCGGCGGCGTTGCGCTGCTGCGCGCGGCGAAAGCCCTCGATAATCTGAAAGTGGAGAATCCGGACCAGCAGTTTGGTGTCGAGATCGTCCGGCGCGCCATCGAAGCGCCGGTTCGCCAGATCGCTCAGAACGCCGGCGCCGAGGGTTCGATTATCGTCGGCAAGCTGCGGGAGAAGCCCGACTTCGCCTGGGGGTGGAACGCCCAGACCAACGAATTCGGCGACCTCTACAAGCAGGGCGTGATCGATCCGGTTAAGGTCGTGCGCACCGCGCTGCAGGACGCCGCTTCGGTTGCCGGCCTGCTGGTCACGACCGAGGCCATGGTTGCCGAACGACCGAAGAAGGAAACCGCACCGGCGATGCCGGCCGGCGGCATGGACTTCTGACCACGTCAGACGAAGAACGCCCGCGCCCCGCCTGGGCGCGCGGGCGTCCCCAAGGACGCTCAGATGAACTCGCAGAACGTCGCGATCCTCGCGCCGCCGCAATATCCGGTAGAGGACATCCTCGCCCATGAAAAGGAGTGCCGCATCGCCTTGCGGCCGTGGGTGAAGGGCTTTCTTGATAGGGCAGAATCCGTCGGCTGGGACCGGCGAACCGTCGCCTCGACCCTGATGTTTCTCGCCGCGCAGCACCTGTCGGCGGCTAGAGACCCGGCGGGGCAAGCCTGATCACAACGCCGCTTCCCTGACGCGGCCATGCAAACTGACGAAGGCGGCCGGCCCGATAAGTCGCCTTCCGGAGCAAAGGAAGACAGTTTTCGGGGAGAGTGAGCATGACTGTTTGCTTGCCAGAGCCTGTAAACCGGTTCATCGCCATTCTGGGCGCGGCCATCATCCTTTCCTTTACCGGATGCAGTGTCGCGCCGGTCACAGCAGCAGACACCGACCCGCAGATCAGTCAAGCGCGCCCGCTCGCGGACGTCCTGGAGATCGTCACGCCCGCCGTGGTGAACATTGCCGTGACATCGCGGATGCCTGCTGAGACCAACCCACTCTTTGGCGACCCCTATTTTCGCCGCTTTTTCGATCTCCCGCCACCGCCGTCCAGCCCCCGGCGCATGAGCGCGGGATCCGGCGTGATCGTCGATGCACAGGAGGGCTACGTGCTTACCAACCATCACGTCATCGAAGGTGCAGAGGAGATCGCCGTCACGCTGAAGGATCGCCGCCGATTCGCGGCCGAACTGATCGGCAGCGACAAGGCAACCGATATCGCCGTGCTGCGGATCGAAGCCGACAACTTGACGGCACTTCCACCGGGCGATCCGGATGCGCTGCGCGTCGGCGACGATGTAGTGGCGATCGGCAACCCCTTCGGGCTGGGTCAGACGGTCACGTCGGGCATCGTCAGCGCGCTCGGTCGCAGCGGCATTAATCTCGAGGGCTACGAAGATTTTATCCAGACCGATGCGTCGATCAATCCGGGCAACTCAGGCGGGGCGCTCGTGACCGCCGACGGACGGCTGATCGGCATCAACACCGCC contains:
- a CDS encoding DegQ family serine endoprotease, which produces MTVCLPEPVNRFIAILGAAIILSFTGCSVAPVTAADTDPQISQARPLADVLEIVTPAVVNIAVTSRMPAETNPLFGDPYFRRFFDLPPPPSSPRRMSAGSGVIVDAQEGYVLTNHHVIEGAEEIAVTLKDRRRFAAELIGSDKATDIAVLRIEADNLTALPPGDPDALRVGDDVVAIGNPFGLGQTVTSGIVSALGRSGINLEGYEDFIQTDASINPGNSGGALVTADGRLIGINTAIIAPSGGNVGIGFAVPIDMAAAVMTQIIEHGEVRRGRLGVTIQDLTPDLAEALGVDQAYGAIIASVEDNSPAAEAGLEAGDIIVAVDGRSISSSADLRNRIGLTRAGSEVEIVWLREGARNTVRVRVEPDETYATAALPDRLAGASFQDASGNVFVDHVEPGSSAALAGLRTGDVIVAVNRNAVRTLTDLTHFIGEARGTIALDLFRGGSRLLLVIR
- a CDS encoding co-chaperone GroES; protein product: MTFRPLHDRILVRRVEAEEKTAGGIIIPDNAKEKPMEGEVIAAGPGTRDESGQLQPLDVAIGDRILFGKWSGTEIRLDGEDLLIMKESDVLGVVEVNNTMKKAA
- the groL gene encoding chaperonin GroEL (60 kDa chaperone family; promotes refolding of misfolded polypeptides especially under stressful conditions; forms two stacked rings of heptamers to form a barrel-shaped 14mer; ends can be capped by GroES; misfolded proteins enter the barrel where they are refolded when GroES binds) → MAAKDVKFHTDARERMLKGVNILADAVKVTLGPKGRNVVIDKSFGAPRITKDGVTVAKEIELEDKFENMGAQMVREVASKTNDLAGDGTTTATVLAQAIVKEGAKAVASGMNPMDLKRGIDKAVEAVVEEVKRNARKITQNGEVAQVGTISANGEKEIGAMIAEAMQKVGNEGVITVEEAKTAETELEVVEGMQFDRGYLSPYFITDQDKMRVELEEPYVLIHEKKLSNLQAMLPVLESVVQSSKPLVIIAEDVEGEALATLVVNKLRGGLKVAAVKAPGFGDRRKAMLQDIAVLTGGTAISEDLGIKLENVTLDMLGRAKKVVIEKENTTIVDGAGSKDEIQGRVAQIKAQIEETSSDYDREKLQERLAKLAGGVAVIRVGGATEVEVKEKKDRVDDALHATRAAVEEGILPGGGVALLRAAKALDNLKVENPDQQFGVEIVRRAIEAPVRQIAQNAGAEGSIIVGKLREKPDFAWGWNAQTNEFGDLYKQGVIDPVKVVRTALQDAASVAGLLVTTEAMVAERPKKETAPAMPAGGMDF
- a CDS encoding Hsp20/alpha crystallin family protein, with the protein product MSVRDLIPWSRNSASRPPSVFRDGERDPFLSLHREVNRLFDDVFRDFGAGLPSLGGAPSFGGHWPSVEVSDGDKDIKVTAEVPGLEEKDIEVLLDEGVLTLKGEKRSETQSGDKHFSERFYGRFERRIPLGYEVQEDKVDARFRNGVLTVTLPKSEKARSQVKRIAISN
- a CDS encoding usg protein; its protein translation is MSTRVSRQFCLQMEGYGLTTAEIHYHLPDHPNLLQLFVWQEYDLAPHFPELKGFLGYWERELEGALHSVRIAHRRLIEPAEWQAVDGIIPLH